The following DNA comes from Triticum aestivum cultivar Chinese Spring chromosome 3D, IWGSC CS RefSeq v2.1, whole genome shotgun sequence.
aatatgaagttaacaaaatccccaactctctccatgagtgagttgcgtagaatttctaggatcaagccaaaatgcaataaaatatgatatgcaatgataacctaatgtataacatcccaaatttggtTACACCTCGCCAAATTAGCTCAAAGCTGGGGAGAACAAAAATACAAGAAAAATGAGAAACAGAGCTGTAATGGGTTGGGGTACTTCCAAGTTGCAACAGCTACCTAAAGAAATCCGAATTGCTTCTGGTTACCATAGTGATATGATTATATTCCAAAAACAGTGAAGGCAATCGTAAGAGGAACTACACTTCACAATTAGCAAAAGATACAAAACAGAACCGCCTCCAAACAGATCTATATCAGATACCAATAGATTGTATGCAGATTACTGATAAGAACACAATCACAAGGTTCACCGACCATGTCTTTAAACGATAAATAAGCAACAAAACACTCGTCTTAATGCATTAGAAGATCCAACATACTAAGAGAACATTTCAACTTTTGTGCTTCTGCCCAACCAAAATACCAGCATCCACCACAGCCCAATCACATGAACAGGTTCGGCCTCGTCGCCTTGTAGGTGGTCTTCAGCTTCCTGGTTGGTGGCCTGACCTTTTGGTACACAAGGGGGAACTTGATCTTGGAGTTGTGGAACTGCTTGGTGTTGTCTCTCTTGCATAGCTTGAAGTTGACAGTCGCGGTCTTGATGATCTGAATGCAGGGGGATCTCACACGGTGGCGAGAGGCCATTTCAGTGTACATCTGCTCCACGGCACCATTCAGTGTGGTGTCACGGTACTCCTTGTACATGTTGTGGTAGCCGGTTCTGCTCTGGTAACGCAGCCAAATGCCATAGTTCTTGATCGTGGTTGGGTTCTTCTCAAAGATCTGACAAGAAAAAGAGTAATTCAGTGCAAAAATAACAATCACATGGCATAATTGAGTAAAAAAGAATCAGTGGAAAAATGAGGTTCCAATTGGTTCCCAAACCAAGAAACTATGGATTAACACCAGTCGACCACAACATACACGTTACACGATTAGAAAAAGGAAAATCACAAATCAGAAAGTATACGTGCCCGCATAATCAAGAAATCTAGAGACAACTCATATGGGTCCCTTCAGATGAAACAGGATGTGGCAACAAGAACTCACAGAACTTTTGTGGTCCAAGTCCTTGTAGTGAATACAAATTAGATTATGCAAAACAGAGCCTTCGGACATCAGAATGAAGTATCAGAAGTAATTTACACATAGATAATGTAAATACAACTACAGATACATGTTTTCGCAAGAAAATCACATACATCATGATCACAACAAGATGGAAGGGGCATCACTGCATATGCAAACACAACTAGAATAATTTTATGTTGCATTCCGACTAATTAACGCCACAGAGAGTACAGATAAAACTACCGATGCAGTTGTAAGAATGGATCGATAAAAGGAGCTAATTAAGCCGCTCTCGGTTGGTGATTGTAATGTACAGGAAAGAACCAAAAGGTGGAACATAATCCAAGCTCAGGGCAAAACATAAGAGGAGAAAGGCCCAATACCTCGTTGATGGCGAGCATCTGGCCGTTGCTCTTCTTCACCTTCTTCAGCTTCCTCAGGAAATACCTGCACAGACGAGAAAACAGCGATCAGGAATACCGAATCGAAGACGGACAGATCCTTCAGATGTCGCGAGGAGACGGGGAGGAGCTCACCAGAACTTGCTCTTGGCGCGCACCTCGTTGGTCGCCCAGAGCTTCATGCGGTAGATCTTCGGCTGCTCATCGCCGGGCGTCGGCAGCGCGCGACCCACCACCTGGTACTGATGGAACTGCACACGCACGGACGCATTGAGACGAATCAAAAACACGGATCAAGCGCGGACACGGAGTCGTCGAGGATAGCAACGGCCGGGAGGCAGCACTGGAACTTACCCTGAAGGCCACCATTTCCGCGAGCTCTGCGAAGCCCCTAGCCTAACCTAACCTAAGGAGAAGGGGAGGGCAGGAGGCGGCGGGCGAAGGAGGCGTCCGTGAGAGGGAGAGAAGCGTTTATAGGTGGCGAGCTTGGCTGTAAACCCTAATGGGCTTTCTCCGTGTCGTGGGCCTATTTTTTTTAGCTTGTGGGCCTATTGTTGCGCTCTCTTTCATAGATAGAGAGAGGTCCGGGATGCTTTTCGTCGAAATAACTAATTGAAGTACTCCTTCTAAAAATCACTTCTACCTCCTCAGGTTGCCACAAGTGGCGTGACTTATCGCAACGTGTGAGTTTTTCCTTCTTTCTcaattcgtttattcaaaatgtgcTCAAATCCCGAATCGTTTTCATCGTtgaattcctcgcgtcgagatcttaaAACTAGATCCCGTGTTAATAGGTTTTGacgaaaaaaatcatgaaaaaactGAACAAAAAACTTGGAAAAAACGAACCGAGAGCATTTTTTCCTTTCCGGAAGAGGCACGACCGCGCCTCTTGTGGAAGCAATCTGcgtctctcgcgaaagcaaatccATGGCTCCCCCGGGAGCAAacacgtgcctctcgcggaaaaaaagaaaacacgttttttcgtttTTTGGAGGCATGGTCATACCTCTTGCGAAAGCAGATTCGTGCATCTtgcggaagaaaaagaaaaaaaacacatatttttcgtttcgagaggcacggtcgtgcctctcgtggaagcaattTTGTACTTCTCGTGTAAGAAAAAAACACATTTCTTTTTCGTTTCAAGAGGCATGGCCgcgcctctcgtggaagcaaacaCGTGCCTCTCGCGAGAATAAAAAGATAACACGTTTTTTCGTTTCTGGGAGGCATGGTCAtacctcttgcggaagcaaattcatgcctctcatgaaagaaaaaaataaaacgcATTTTTTCCCGTTCTGAGAGGcgcgcctctcgcggaagcaaatccgtacTTCTCGTGCAAGAAAAAAATATGTTTCTTTTTCGTTTTCAAGAGGCACGACtctctaagaagcaaagttgtgcctcttgcgaaagcaaaAAAGGCGTGTTTTTCAcgcaaagaaaaaaaattgaatttttttgtgTCCAAAACTTAAGAAAGATCGATGAAAAaccaaaaagccaaaaaaaatctAAAATGCTGAAGATGTGTgcggaaaaaataaaaataaaaataaaatgaagcGTTCAGAGCACCACACGTGTGCGGCAGGTAAGAGCGCGCCAGGTGACCTTTGAGGAAGCTCCCAAACGAGCGCTCTTTAATTAGTTGCTTCCATGGCCCCTGTCATTGGCCCAATGTGTTAACGTGGGACCCTCATACAAGAACGTGTTAACAACAAAGAGATACTGCTAAAAAAAGATTATTCTCCCAAAAAACAAAGAGataattttcaagaaagatatttcTTTTCTCAAAAAAGGGACATTTCTTTTTTAAGAAAAGACAAAAAATGTTTCTTAAATAGAAAAGAACAAACAAACGATGTTTTTTTGCTAAAAGGAAAGAGATAATATCCCTAAAGACAAATTAAAGGTAAAAAATAATTTTTGTGCTCTCTTTTTTAGAACACCTCATTGAGTTCCCGTGCTAATTTGCCTCACTCAAATTCTAAGGGTTACGATACGACCCAGGGTGGGCGACATCCGCTGCTTGTGTCACTTCGATCATGATTATGTCatgttgttgggaaacgttgcatgtaAAACAAAATattttctatgcacacgcaagatctatccatggagatgcatagcaacgaaggggggagtgtgtctacgtaccctcgtagaccgtaagcggaagcgtttaacaacgcggttaatgtagtcgaactttcttctcaatccaactgatcgagtaccgaacgtacgacacctccgcgttaagcacacattcagctcggtgacgtcctccgccttcctGATCCAGTAAGACGGCGAGGTAGTgcatgagttccggcagcacgacggcgtggtgacggtgatggtgaagtgatcttcgcagggcttcgcctaagcactacaaaaatatgaccgggggtgtaaacagtggaggggggcgccgcacatggctaggcaattgtctgttctgtgctaggtgccccctcccacatatatatagatgggagggaaggaggagcagccaagggggcgcccaagtaggaggaatcctacttggggtctctcccaatcccccctttccttatttggagcgggagaggaaggaaggaggaggtggcgccccccccctttcctttctctcctgaggagggaaaggcgggaggggctaccccttccctttccttccccttagggcgcgccagcccccttgtgggctggtctatccTCTCCTTTGaaccataaggcccatatcttcccGGGGGTGCCCGgcacccctttcggtgacccgatttCTTCCCGGTGCGTCCCGAAACACTTTAGTTGTCCAAATACGGTagccctatatatcaatctttagctctcgaccattttgagactcctcgtcatctctgtgatctcatccgggactctgaacaacattcggtcaccaaaacatatagctcgtataacactatatcgtcaacgaacgttaagcgtgcggaccctacgggttcgagaactatgtagacatgaccgagacacctctccggtcaagaaccaacagcggaacttggatgcccatattggctcctacatattctacgaagatctttatcgatcgaaccgttatgacaacatacgtaattccctttgcccatcggtatgttacttgcccgagattcgatcattggtatcttcatacctagttcaatctcgttaccggcaagtctctttactcgttccgtaatacatcacctcgtgactaactcctcagtcatttgcttgcaagcttatgatgtgtattaccgagagggcccagagatacctctccgatactcggagtgacaaatcctaatctcgatctatgccaactcaacaaacacctttggagatacctgtagagcatctttatgatcacccaattacgttgtgacatttgatagaacacaaggtattcctccggtatccgggagttgcataatctcatagtcgaaggaatatgtatttgacatgaagaaagcaatagcaataaaactgaacgatcattatgtagcgaccgacccgaatggatcaagtctctgtgcttaagtgtcatccctggatcggtatgttgacacacacagtactcaaggatttacaacagaggtaaatcacatgtataaagtaacgtaaatactattacctcaatccatatagcggaagtaacaaccaggttgtggattcccatcaacaccaacggcaaagttgagtgtagacatcataaccctaacgtatcacttagtcgtcgtaagaatcctgcaacatgagacgttgcagccatgtaggtcagtacattgaatgtactggcaatttcatactatagagcaatgctgaataatggctatcactacatgcatatttggctggtggaggctctaagtttaatatttgcataaagccaattttttcctacaacaaaggaatggaTTTTACTTGACTACCAAGTTTATGTaattattgagaaggtacccccaactcaatcccaaaataatattaaTAACCCAATAGATTCATTAAgtaaaagtgatgagatcaaatcaataatccaagtatcagatactcaagatgtccataaccggggacacggctaaccatgattagtttgtacactctgcagaggtttgcgcacttttccccacaagactcgatctcctccgttgtatttctcgcactgcatgatgtttgagaaatggatgatcgagacacagtctttccgaagaggtccccttaaccgatagataggccggtacacctacaatcccctacatctgctagcccatcatggaaaggattcccacaacttactcaactatgccagagcccataatggcttgtggctacacacggaagtttctagcttgaataatcttatgatccctttgagcttgtgTGGCATTCCATAGGAGGACCACACGGGTACCccaggatctcctaggacaacactggattccccaggtgcccgggcaagccactagtatatccccagggtgccccaaccattccatccagatgtgtattaaagtagccaccttaagtttcccttagataatattactctcgcaactttcatgaatctcacataccaatccacatctacgagcatagcaaaggaGTATGAGCGTAGCGTATAAACCCAAGGTTGATAAAagataataggttcctacctcaacaactactacTTCCCAAATACACATGttaccaatcctactcatgcaatgtttgagggttgaaactaatgcataaaaactgggtatgaaaagtatgatccaagtgtgaacttgccttgtactgttgatgaagatacGTTGCACTCATAACtcatgatagatctactcgtcacactccgatcaatctatcgtaagcaagcaattgcatacataagcactcatgcaaaagaatcgaagaaaagatctcggaaaacttcaaaaacaagcaattaactcttgtaatagaaaacaatttctaacagtaccaaaattatgtggatttggtcttatcagaaagtttaggtcaagagcttcaattagcaaaaagaatcaattaaatctgagttataaaactcgagttatgaacaaaagaaattcaaattcaaaactgtttgaaatcaaattttaaaatttcaaaaacatgttcaagttgattatctgaacAGAGGGGATCAAGAtgaagaatttggcgttggtttcactggatttggataaacgagaaaaagtagtgagggtttgaagatcagggactaatctgtaagaaaactATTCGCAGGTAGGTCCCTGGccgtaaataaacagaaaaaggaaatctaccggacgaacgtccgctaacaaagactaacgaacgaattcgttcgttaacaaAACGAATCGGGTTAACGTTCGCTAATTAACAAACTAAAATAAAAACCGATCCATCCTAtctaaaccgaaactaaaaaaccgAAAAAGTAACTGGCGGACCGGGACGGTTTTTACCGGTAAAACGGGGTTCGGCCGACGGCGAgtaggcggcggctccggcgaggcggtgcGGCACGGCAGCGGGGCGACAGGGAGCGGCgcagcgaggcaggcggcggcgggatggGGCGGCTCGGGCGACGTGGCTTGGGGTGGCGGCGAACTGGGGTCCAGGGGGGCCGGGGTCCGCTTATAAAGGAGGGGCGGTGCTGGCCTCGGGAAGAGTCCCgaccggactcgggcggcggcgcggcgttgTGGGGGACTTGGTCTCCCCGGCGATGTCGGTGGAGCGCGACTGGGCTGGCGCGACGCGGTCGGCTGGgccctgggccggcccagtcggcgacggaggttttttttaagaaaatagaaaaggaaaaactaaataacgaaaataaaaataaaattttacataggcatattatatatcaaaaatttcagatttttttttctaaaacatgaacatttttctagcgtcaaatagaatccacaaaaattcaaataaatcaaacagtgctactactgcaataaaacccaataaaaaattattttaaaaataccaaaatgatttcaaatttatttctctccaattttctactatagggaatcattttaccctacatatattttattttttggagaaaaataatttgaataaaaaccaaataactccaaattgaaaataatttcaaagggattttaaatttgattcttttaaactcccaactcatatttcatgtggtttgaagaagtcattttatcttctctcatgaatatttccaaatgaaattcaaatattttcaaaaatccttttcatttatttaaatggaagaagtcatattatcttcactctagggttttgtatttgaaaagaatttgaattcatggagatcagaaatgcaaggtgaaagttt
Coding sequences within:
- the LOC123078757 gene encoding 60S ribosomal protein L18a yields the protein MVAFRFHQYQVVGRALPTPGDEQPKIYRMKLWATNEVRAKSKFWYFLRKLKKVKKSNGQMLAINEIFEKNPTTIKNYGIWLRYQSRTGYHNMYKEYRDTTLNGAVEQMYTEMASRHRVRSPCIQIIKTATVNFKLCKRDNTKQFHNSKIKFPLVYQKVRPPTRKLKTTYKATRPNLFM